AATATAGCCAACTGGCTTTAATTAAGTATGTTTAGATTTTCTAAATGATTAACATAGTGTGACCAAGTTATTATAGCAACTCAGTAATCATTTTAGTTTAACTTATATACGCTGATAAATGCTATAATAATACTTTTATCTACTGTTGTCAAGAAGACAAATGTCACATTTTATAAAGGATAATAACTATTAGATATCTTTTGGTTTACAATTAATTCTAATGGATCTTGGTAATGGTAATTAAAATCAACAAACGTAATAGCATGCAGTAACTCGTATATAGGATCCAATTATTTGGAATCTATGGGAAACGCTTTCCTTGGTTTATTTATTCTGCATTATCCCCTGCTTCTAGAACCCAAAGGAAATTAATAAAGTATATAGAATTAGTTCATGGCCAACCTATGCAAAAAATAGAAGTTATACTTATGTAAGTCACACTATGAGgggaatttatatatatatatatatatatatttttattattattattttttttttaagagaagGAAGAACTAAATAGAGTTTAAAATAATGAAGGACAAATAGAGTTTAATATGGAATGTTCCATAAGAATTAATGCTAGAATGCTTGTACTTGTCAATGTGGATGTGAAGTGCTATGATGTCTTTTCTTTATTACTATTGATAAGTGAAATTTCTGATCAATTTGCATGCATCTTGGCTATTCAAAGTATATAAGCTCTACTTCAAATAAACTTGGAAGGGCTCAATCCTAGCCTCAGAACCAAAAATAGGCTGAGACCAATTATAGTTGGGgagtaggggtggggtgggggtgggggtgaggggGGAGAATGGCTTATGCTTTCTCAATTTTATAGTTGATCAACTCAATTCACAAGCCCTTTACTTGATGACTTGATATTATTTGATAGGACTGCAAAAGCAAAAGCAGATGAACCATGACACTAATAGTTAACTCAATCAAACTCACGCTTCAAAAACTAGCTCAAAGGTAGAAGAGAAGAATTGTACAAGCCTTATAAGAAGTACGGGTTTCCATTCATTTACCGatgaaaaaaacaaatcaaatataCATCTTTCTGAGATATAAGAATAAATCAGGAGATAAGTTTAAGGAAGTAGGGATGTGAAATTCACCTGTAAAGAAAGCTGTGATCATGAAGTCCAGCAACAAGAGTAGTAGCACCAATTTCTCTAACCATAGCGCCAATCTTTCCACCATCTTGATCCCCTTGTGTCACCACAATCTCTGTCTTGGTCTGTAACACACCTTCTTTCACATATCCCATCAgtaacatacaaatatatatacttGTAAAACTTAATAAAAATCACAAGACAAAATAGAAATTGTAATGAACTCAAAATAAAGTAGCATACATTGATAAAATTGTTGCATATTTCTTGGAAAGAAAGAGCCAATTGGAAACCTTTGAGACGTAAAAGCCTTAGCTTCTTGTTGGATCTTGTGATAGAGAATATGTGGAGAAGAGAGATTATATCTCCATATCTCAGGAGATTGTGAAGAGTCCATTGAAGTGCAGTTCTTGCTATGTCCACATCTTCCACTACTACCACAATTTTCCTTACAtccatataatatatatatatatatatattgaacccCTCCTAgcttttctttttattcctctCTTTCTCTGTTTTCTTGGATAAAATTTAATGCTGTATCAACTTTTTTGGAACAATTACAATTTtcttgatgaattatgaacaCAAAATGGAAAGTAGTTACATAGAAATCTCTGTTATGGTAATAGTGGTATGGATATTTCTGCTTACTAATGGAGAAGGGGgtttctttaaatatttaaatcaggCTTAAATCACTTTTATGACGTGTGATAAAAGGGGACCCATCTTTGATTGGACATGGATATGCAATAAattgttggttagaagaacctttaATGATTTTGGTAAATTATAGATACTCATAAACGTAATTAAAGTTTACAATAGTTCTAATTTAGTAAAATTTGCATGCCCATTGGTTCACAAAAAGGcaaaattaactcagaagaataGCAAGATGATGCATTTTGCTCCAAGGGACACAAATACAATTATCTAGCAGAAAAGTTAAAATGAAAAATAGGGTGTTTTAATCATGTGTACAGTGTATATGATATCTTCAAGGTCCCATAACGCATGATTCAACTATTTGCAGCCAGTACAGTCTTATCATGCAATTTAGCTATCAAGAGAAAACCTTGGGAGTGGTTGAAGAATGTGTAAA
The Capsicum annuum cultivar UCD-10X-F1 chromosome 6, UCD10Xv1.1, whole genome shotgun sequence DNA segment above includes these coding regions:
- the LOC107855380 gene encoding uncharacterized protein LOC107855380; amino-acid sequence: MDVRKIVVVVEDVDIARTALQWTLHNLLRYGDIISLLHIFSITRSNKKLRLLRLKGFQLALSFQEICNNFINTKTEIVVTQGDQDGGKIGAMVREIGATTLVAGLHDHSFLYRLAMN